AAGTTCACTGGGGGTTTTTTTAGAGCTTTTAATAGTCTAGAAGAGCTAAACTTATTGCataatttaactttttaaagtGTATTAAAACTCTCTGAAACCTTTGCAAATCTCAGTATTATTTTCATCTTGCTTTGTTGATAATACCCACGAAATGCCACACAGTACTaacatgtatatattttccccgATGTATTTGCTATAACCTAATACccattaattttatattgtacaaaaaaacaacgCTATGAcgtaaaatgggaaaatggctATAATGGTATTTAGGCCCAATTGGTCACTGTTTGCCAATAACAACCACACCGACACCAGAGCCACAGCCAACAACGAGAACGACAATAATTGCTACCGAAATACCTATTCCAATCTTAACAACAACTAAGATTCCACCAACAATCAGAACAACAATTGCAACAACaccaacgacaacaacaacaattacaacaacaactaccaAAAAAGCACAAGAACATCCCAACCAGTCACCAACCCAACGCTCGGCCTCCCTGAATGCATGTCCCCAAGAAAACTGCTTAAACGGTGGCACCTGCCTGGGCCATAGTAGCAATTATACCTGTATCTGTGCCGCCGGATACACAGGTTtggcatatatatacatatatccattATGTTACCCCGCCGCAGCAGCGGCAAAAGGGTTGTCCTAAAAGTGTGCATGCCGTACCACTTAGCCCGCTTAATTGAGTTAAATTTGAATGCGGTTATTGGCCTTAGTAGTTggttgttttttctttaaattatattgatCTAGGCTAGAGTCTTGCTTGAATCCTACAACTCAGAATTaaacatattgattttaaacctaattaatttataaatatttttgtaaacattACTTAAACGCCAGACAAAgctttattatataaattctatGCCAAAGCACGTTCTTTAAACGTGTTTCCaatgaaatatttcattattgaACCTTTGTTTCAAAGTTGCTCCATATCagcattaatttatataataataataataatagcaagaattttataaaatatttatacagagTGACACAGAAATTGGTGGAATTTTGTAATCTTTGAAACcattttaaagttatttctGAAACAATCCTGAATAAGTTTTATGTGGCCTAACATTTTTGGCTGTTCATTTTGGATTCACATAGAGGCTCTAGCTTAAAAAAGCAAAACGTATATTGTATAAACTTTTAGTGCAACCCCTATAAAATTAACTGTAAATACATACCAAAGTAGATTTAAGCATAATCAATTGATATTTGGTAAACACTTGAAATTCTTTGAGTTaatttattagaaaataattttttaccaTGGGTTGTCTGATATTCTCGAGCATTTACTAATCTTGAATCTTAAATCCCAGGTTACAACTGTCAAACGAGCACCGGCGATGGTGTGGCCGCTCTGGCCCTGACCCCCATCAACTGCAATGCCACCAATGGGAAGTGCTTGAACGGTGGAACCTGCTCAATGAATGGAACCCACTGCTACTGTGCCGTGGGCTATTCCGGCGATCGTTGCGAGAAGGCCGAAAACTGCTCACCCTTGAACTGTCAGGAGCCGATGGTCTGTGCCCAGAACCAGTGCCTCTGTCCGGAGAACAAGGTGTGCAACCAGTGCGCGACCCAACCCTGTCAAAATGGCGGGGAGTGTGTAGATCTTCCAAACGGGGACTATGAATGCAAGTGCACTAGAGGATGGACCGGGCGCACCTGTGGAAACGACGTTGACGAGTGCACCCTTCATCCCAAGATCTGTGGCAACGGCATCTGCAAGAACGAGAAGGGATCGTACAAGTGCTACTGCACACCCGGATTCACCGGCATCCACTGCGACTCGGATGTGGACGAATGCCTTAGCTTTCCTTGCCTCAACGGAGCCACGTGCCACAATAAGGTAAGGTAAAGGGCAGTCGGAATTAAGTCCGATTATGCCATCTGGTGTCACCCGAAGGTGTATCTGTTACTAAAGTGTACtagttgtttttctttaaatacgGAAAGCATCGGATATTGAGACAAGTGAGTGGGTGGAAAACGCTTTCCAAGACTCCTAGAGTGTCCCTTAGCTAGGTTATTTTACATTTCCTGTGCCTTTGCTTAGAAAAGTCCTAGAATATGCTAGTATACTAGTATTTCCTACTTTAGTAGTTTAAAATTAGacttggttttatttatttttaataagttgaaatataaaatgtgaTGTTTACTCCTTAATCCATCCAGATCAATGCCTACGAATGTGTCTGTCAGCCGGGCTATCAAGGGGAGAACTGCGAGGTTGACATTGACGAATGCATCAGCAATCCCTGCTCAAACGGATCCACCTGCATCGACATGATTAACAACTTCACCTGCAATTGCATCCCTGGAATGACGGGTCGCATCTGTGACATTGACATCGATGACTGCGTGGGAGATCCCTGCTTAAACGGCGGGCATTGCATCGATCAGCTAGGTGGCTTCCGTTGCGATTGCAGTGACACTGGCTACAACGGCGAGAACTGTGAGCTGAACATCGATGAGTGCATCTCGAATCCCTGCCAGAATGGGGCCAAGTGCATTGACCAGGTCAAGGACTACTTCTGCGAATGTCATGTGGGGTATAAGGGCAAGAACTGTGATCAAGACATTAACGAATGCGAGAGCAATCCTTGCCAGTACAACAGCAACTGCCTGGAGCGATCCAACACGACATTGTATCAGTTGAGCCACAACACGGATCTGCCCAAGGTGTTTAGCCAGAACTTCAGCTACGAAAATGCCAGCGGGTAAGTCATCAAACTGAATTTCAAATCATTTCCTGGGCTTATCTTGATTGTAATCCCTAGCTacgagtgtgtttgtgtgccgGGCATCATTGGCAAAAACTGTGAGATCAATATAAACGAGTGCGAGAGCAATCCTTGCAGCAAGCATGGAACCTGCAATGATGGGGTAAGGAAAATCTACTTGAGAGATGAAGCTTAGTATGTCTAATCCTGGTTTTCCTTTGGCAGATTGGCGCCTATACCTGTGAATGCGAACCCGGATTCGAGGGCACCCACTGCGAGATCAACATAGATGAATGCGATCGCTATAATCCTTGCCAGAATGGCACCTGCTATGACGAGATCAATGACTATTCCTGCGACTGCGATGCCAACTTTGGGGGCAAAAATTGTTCGGTGCCACTAGAGGGATGCACAACGAATGTAAGACTATAGTCACAGGATCCCTTGAATCCAATAAACGCATTAATTACctattcttcttcttaatccTTTAGCCCTGCTTAAATAACGGCACCTGTCTGCCGTATTTGGTCAACGAAAACGTGCACAAGTTCAATTGTACCTGTGAAAATGGTTTCCAGGGCAACACCTGCGAGAGGACAACCACTCTGTCTATGGTGGCCAGCAGTTTGATTTCGGTGAAGACCCAGCGCGAGGAGGGCTATGACATTAATTTGCAGTTCAGAACCACTCTACCCAATGGAGTTCTGGCCTTTGGCACCTCCGGCGAGAAGAATGAACCGGTTAGCTACATTTTGGAGCTGATCAACGGCCGGCTGAATCTGCACTCTTCCCTGCTGAACAAGTGGGAGGGCGTTTTCATTGGCTCCAAGCTGAATGACAGCAATTGGCACAAGGTGTTTGTGGCCATTAATACATCACATTTAGTGCTTTCCGCCAACGATGAACAGGCCATCTATCCGGTGGGTTCCTACGAAACGGCCAACAATAGCCAGCCCTCGTTTCCACGCACCTATCTAGGCGGCACTATACCCAACTTGAAGTCCTACTTGAGACACCTTACACATCAGCCATCCGCTTTTGTCGGTTGCATGCAGGACATTGTGGTCAATGGAAAATGGATTTTCCCCGACGAGCAGAGTGCCAACTTCACGTCCGATGACATCAAGTTGGAGAACGTCCAGAGTGGCTGTCAGCGCACGGAACAATGCAAGCCGAATCCCTGCCACTCGAATGGCGAGTGCACGGATCTGTGGCACACCTTTGCTTGCCACTGCCCCAGGCCCTTCTTCGGGCACACTTGTCAGCACAGTAAGTGGCCAGCAACAACTAGTAGAGCTCATGAGCTACAACTTCTTTGATTTATTCTATTTTCAGACATGACTGCCGCCACTTTTGGCCACGAGAACACCACTCACTCGGCGGTGATTGTGGAGACCACTGATGTGGCAAGACGGGCCATACGTTCTATTTTGGATATCTCTATGTTTATACGAACCCGAGAGCCTACGGGACAGGTCTTCTACCTGGGCACCGATCCACGCAAGGCGCCCACCAAGAGTAAGTGGAAatcgacaaatttttaaatcccTTTCTGACCTCATTTGATCTCCTTCTCAGACGTCGGCGACTCTTATGTGGCGGCCAAACTGCATGGCGGCGAGCTTCTGGTAAAGATGCAGTTCAGCGGAACTCCCGAGGCCTACACAGTGGGCGGCCAGAAGCTGGACAATGGTTATAACCATCTGATCGAGGTGGTGCGCAATCAGACGCTCGTGCAGGTCAAGCTCAATGGCACCGAGTACTTCCGCAAGACGCTGTCGACGACGGGTCTGCTGGATGCACAGGTGCTCTACTTGGGCGGGCCTGCACCCACCCGAGAGTCCCTACTGGGGGCCACCACAGAGCCGGGCCCAGGCTCGGGAGTGGCAGCTCCCACAGAAGACACCACAGTGTCCAAGGACGCGGACGACAGCAAAGACTACTTCAAGGGCATCATCCAAGACGTGAAGGTTAGCAATGGCTCGCTCAACCTAATCGTTGAGATGTATCCCCTGAACGTGACGGATGACCAGGCAAATGCCAAGCCCCTTGGCGCCGTCACCATCGATCGGGCATCCGTGCTGCCGGGCGCCGTGTCCGATGACCTTTGCCGCAAGAATCCCTGCCGACACAACGCAGAGTGCCGGAACACATGGAACGACTACAGCTGCAAGTGTCCCAATGGGTACAAAGGCAAGGATTGCCAGGAGATTGAGTTTTGTCAGCTGGTCACGTGCCCTGGGCAGAGTGTCTGCCAGAATCTGGACGACGGCTACGAGTGTCTGACAAACACCACGTTCACGGGACAGGAGCGCTCTCCTTTGGCGTTCTTCTACTTCCAGGAACAGCCATCCGAGGAGATAGTGGGTGAGACTGCTCCCAAACAGACCCTGAAACCGGTCATTGACATAGCGTACCGCACCCGGGCCGGAGGCACTTTGCTGTATATCGACAATGTGGACAGTTTCTTTGAGATTGGCGTAAACGGTGGCCGAGTTACCATCACCTGGAAGCTAAGCCAGCTGCACTTTGGCGAGTCCACTCGCTTCGAGAAGGAGAATACGGACGGCGAATGGAGTCGCATTTATCTGAGGGCCCACAACGGAAAGCTGGAAGGCGGCTGGAAGGGCTGGGAATCGATGGTGGATCCGGCTCCAGCCTTCTCGGTTGATATTGACCAAGCGGCCATCCAGTACCTAATTGCCAGCAGCACCCAGATATACTTGGGTGGCATGCCAGAGTCGCGACAGGCCCGCGGGTCCACGCTGTCCGCCCAGCAGGGCTCTCAGTTTAAGGGTTGTGTGGGCGAGGCAAGGGTGGGCGATCTTTTGCTGCCCTACTTCTCCAATGCCGAGCTCTATCCGCGCACCGAGAACGTGTCCGTGCAGCTTAAGGCTCAGTTCCGTCTAAATGCCACACGGCCGGAGGAGGGCTGCATTCTGTGCTTTCAGTCGGACTGCAAGAATGCCGGCTTCTGTCGAGCTGCCTCGGATGAGTATGCTTGCACCTGCCAGCCTGGCTTCGAGGGCGATGACTGTGGCACGGATATTGACGAGTGTCTGGACACGGAATGCAAGAACAATGGCACCTGCATTAATCTGGTGGCCGCATTCCAGTGTCAGTGCCAGCCAGGCTTCGAGGGTCTCCACTGCGAGCAGAACACCGACGAGTGTGCAGACCAGCCGTGTCATAACGGTGGCAATTGCACGGATCTGATAGCCGCCTACGTGTGCGACTGTCCGGAGGATTATACGGGTCCGCAGTGCGAAGTGCTCAAGCAGATGACCTGCGAGAACGAGCCGTGCCGAAACGGATCCACCTGCGAGAATGGCTTTAGTGAGTATAATATAGGGTTATATATCCAAGCTTTGGTCTTGACATTGGCATTCCCTTACCACAGATGCCTCCACGGGTAATAACTTCACCTGCACCTGCGTAACGGGCTTCGAAGGACCGCTGTGTGACATTCCCTTCTGCGAGCGAACGCCCTGCGATAATGGAGGTCTCTGCCTGACCACGGGACCGGTAAGTATATAGAATATAACTTGGGATATTCCCTTGGCATTATAAACTCCGTATTTCCCCCCTCAGGCACCCATGTGCAAGTGTAGCCTGGGTTACACAGGTCGCCTGTGCGAGCAGGACATCAACGAGTGCGAGTCCAATCCCTGCCAAAACGGCGGACAGTGCAAAGATCTCGTCGGCAAGTTTGAATGCCATTGCCAGGGCACTGGATTCGAGGGCGTACTCTGCGAGAACGACATCGACGAGTGCAGTGTGGAGAACGAGTACTGCGGGGGGTTGGGGCGTTGCTTTAACAAGCGCGGCTCCTTCCAGTGCATCTGCCAGAAACCGTATTGCGGCGCCTACTGCAACTTCACGGATCCCTGCAATGCCACGGATAAGTGCGCCAATGGCGGACGCTGCGTAGAGGCCTGCGGCGACAAGCCGGACTACTACTGCGAATGCCTGGAGGGATTCACGGGCAAGAACTGCACGGCACCGGTGAGTTgaggaatattttaaaaatacatatatatctcaTTTTCCAACTAATATCCTGGATTATCTTTTAGATCACCGCGAAGGAGGACGGCCCCTCAACAACGGACATTGCCATCATTGTCATACCTGTGGTGGTTGTTCTGCTGCTGATTGCCGGCGCCCTTTTGGGGACCTTTCTGGTGATGGCGCGGAACAAGCGAGCCACCCGAGGCACCTACAGTCCCAGCGCCCAGGAGTACTGCAACCCGAGGCTGGAAATGGACAATGTGCTGAAGCCGCCGCCGGAGGAACGACTTATATAGTTTGAGTTGATAATTAGCAAAGCAAAcgaaagatatttttaaatccgCCCATATACACCTTAGCTGTAAAAGTAATGCAATGTTTCGTCCTAAGTTCCACCCAAGTTACGGTTACGTCTCAAGGTGCTCAAAGCAAACAGCAGCAACCAGGCTTCATCCGATCGATCCTCCTGTCTACGCTTTAGTTAGTTAATAATTTCGTTGTCTATTTATTCTTGTAGTTTATATACAACTGAtcagaaaatatcgatatttgacTATATAAATCGGTATTTTATGTGTTATATCGGACCAATATAATCGGTGAAAAATTAGATACCAAATTTTTTTCCGATATTTTTCAATCATATAGATTTTTACATTAAACGcgatttaacaaaaaattttgatattttcgatatgatATAAAGGCGATATTTTTGTCGATATATCATATCGGATTTCTTTCGATATACATTCCTGAATAGTCGTTATGTAGGTACGTTCCAATAGTTTAGATCAGTATTCGATTTCTCGTATATGTAATCCTAAAGCTGCGAACAAAGTTGAGTTCTGACACCGATTCCCGCCCGCCTCCCCCGTTACACATTCCCAACGGGAAGCCCATCAAATGTATTGTACGAGTATTTTTGTAAATAGATTTGTACGACTCTTTAAAGTATATTAGCTGAGCTAAACCTGAAAATCCTATATGCCTATATATATGAGAGTATATATATCAGTAAATGTGGccttataataaaaacaaaataaacaacaaagcAATGTCAACTATCAAGAACATGAGAAACTATTGGATAAGTAAATCAAGTGGAAGACATATTTTGCTCTAGAATTTCTAAGCGTAAACATAAGAGACTGtactatataataaatattaaatatttcgaatttgtcgattttattattttactagCTTAAAGGGAATGCAGAATTttgacaaaaatttaaatgctaatTTTAGGCAGCttttcaaaaatgtactgtggcgaaacggctaaagtcagcttaattaaacaaataccATAAAACACTCaacactaaaaaaatattgtataaacaaatatttagagAAGGCTTTAGAGAATCTTCCGAATCCCCTCTAAAAaaggtttgcggtgtacatcctaactgtccaccgAATCATCCGATATCAACAAATATAATGCATTAATTAAAGAGTTAGTCAACTCACgtggcgtttttattttaaaatttttttccccgattttttataaaaattggaagtcaaaattccaatttttggttaaaaattaagttcatttgtttaataaaaatataataatattaataatttaaaaaacccgACGTAGGTACCTATAACATTAGTTATAAAAGTTTTGTTCCAAATTTTAAACCGAttggtaaacattttaaaactcatacattaaacattaaatttacgaaaaaattaaataccttaccctcCTTAAGCAAATTAGTCTCAATTTAAGATCCactttaattacaattttcagaaaatagaataaaatttataacttgcCCGTTCTTCAACTTATACGTTATCATACGTAActgatatacatataaatcaAGAAATGCTCATTTTGTTTCAATTTGTAGCAACTATTGCTAAATTTATTCGTCAACGTAGGCATGACGTGTTTAATGATTTGAATGCAAACAACAAACTTcggctgtttttatttttttaagagagcTTCTAATGTGTaataataagtttttttttaaataagtttatgCAAGAGTACTATgaatacaaatgaaaataagTATAGGCAAAATAGGCGAAAATAGGTCAACTCCAAGCGCGCCTAGTTGTAAAATTGGGTAAAACAATAGTCGAATGAATGGTTGGAGCGTGAAGTGGTTAGTAAGACTTGgctaaatattgttaaaatgtattgtgtgtgtgtgagtgcttGTGCTTCTCTTTCAGCCCAGCGAGGCCACCCACTTGAATTTGCTCTGCATCTCCGGATGATAGAAGATACACTCCAGCTTGTTGACACAGTTCTTGCCGAAGCGGCAGGGCTTTGGGTGATAGAAAGTGCAGCCCAGTTTAGAGCAATTTGGATAGTATTTGCACATCGTCGTGGCAGTCGTGGAGGTCACTGGCGCCGATATCGACTTGTAGTTCTGTACTGGTATTACGTGCGAGGCTGTTGAAGGAGAGTCTAGCTTAGCAGAGATCGGAGAAGTCTAGAATCTGAGAATGTTAGAACACTTACACAGAGGCGGCGCCGTGAGCTGCACATGGCTGAGATCCCGTTGCCCGCTATGG
Above is a genomic segment from Drosophila kikkawai strain 14028-0561.14 chromosome 3R, DkikHiC1v2, whole genome shotgun sequence containing:
- the crb gene encoding protein crumbs isoform X1 gives rise to the protein MKTVGQNEKCKTKTLSNTSCGYKSTIMTTSASPTQRQQQKQQQRKAATTRTTTRSRDRTKSAAQITTPTSHLLKRAISVFSSPQWIPLFILIYLATDVASVEVQTKEAYFNGSTYLRLTTPMPIWDHSAISFRSCRGGEILAQQYNKNSIVISVLNDFLQISLAGPAVHGPNNRLDVKLPYQLLDNRWHTLQFKYEYGNLYLHVDRAASIFANSTYNSQFLTNQDIGYKDAILILGNSFSGCLLDGPGLQFVNNSTVQNVVFGACPLTPGPCSDHDLFTRLPDNYCLNDPCMGHGTCSSSSEGYDCRCTARYSGKNCQKDHGSPCAKNPCLNGGSCLEDSRGDYQCFCDANHSGQHCETEVNIHPLCQTNPCLNNGACVVKGGSGAITCECPKGYTGARCEIDTDECASHPCQNNGSCIDRINGFSCDCTGTGYMGAFCQTNIDECDKNPCLNGGQCFDTYGSYTCQCLDGWGGEICDRPMTCQTQQCLNGGTCVDKPIGFQCICPPEYSGELCQLAPSCAQPCPIDSECVGGKCVCKPGSSGPIGHCLPITTTPTPEPQPTTRTTIIATEIPIPILTTTKIPPTIRTTIATTPTTTTTITTTTTKKAQEHPNQSPTQRSASLNACPQENCLNGGTCLGHSSNYTCICAAGYTGYNCQTSTGDGVAALALTPINCNATNGKCLNGGTCSMNGTHCYCAVGYSGDRCEKAENCSPLNCQEPMVCAQNQCLCPENKVCNQCATQPCQNGGECVDLPNGDYECKCTRGWTGRTCGNDVDECTLHPKICGNGICKNEKGSYKCYCTPGFTGIHCDSDVDECLSFPCLNGATCHNKINAYECVCQPGYQGENCEVDIDECISNPCSNGSTCIDMINNFTCNCIPGMTGRICDIDIDDCVGDPCLNGGHCIDQLGGFRCDCSDTGYNGENCELNIDECISNPCQNGAKCIDQVKDYFCECHVGYKGKNCDQDINECESNPCQYNSNCLERSNTTLYQLSHNTDLPKVFSQNFSYENASGYECVCVPGIIGKNCEININECESNPCSKHGTCNDGIGAYTCECEPGFEGTHCEINIDECDRYNPCQNGTCYDEINDYSCDCDANFGGKNCSVPLEGCTTNPCLNNGTCLPYLVNENVHKFNCTCENGFQGNTCERTTTLSMVASSLISVKTQREEGYDINLQFRTTLPNGVLAFGTSGEKNEPVSYILELINGRLNLHSSLLNKWEGVFIGSKLNDSNWHKVFVAINTSHLVLSANDEQAIYPVGSYETANNSQPSFPRTYLGGTIPNLKSYLRHLTHQPSAFVGCMQDIVVNGKWIFPDEQSANFTSDDIKLENVQSGCQRTEQCKPNPCHSNGECTDLWHTFACHCPRPFFGHTCQHNMTAATFGHENTTHSAVIVETTDVARRAIRSILDISMFIRTREPTGQVFYLGTDPRKAPTKNVGDSYVAAKLHGGELLVKMQFSGTPEAYTVGGQKLDNGYNHLIEVVRNQTLVQVKLNGTEYFRKTLSTTGLLDAQVLYLGGPAPTRESLLGATTEPGPGSGVAAPTEDTTVSKDADDSKDYFKGIIQDVKVSNGSLNLIVEMYPLNVTDDQANAKPLGAVTIDRASVLPGAVSDDLCRKNPCRHNAECRNTWNDYSCKCPNGYKGKDCQEIEFCQLVTCPGQSVCQNLDDGYECLTNTTFTGQERSPLAFFYFQEQPSEEIVGETAPKQTLKPVIDIAYRTRAGGTLLYIDNVDSFFEIGVNGGRVTITWKLSQLHFGESTRFEKENTDGEWSRIYLRAHNGKLEGGWKGWESMVDPAPAFSVDIDQAAIQYLIASSTQIYLGGMPESRQARGSTLSAQQGSQFKGCVGEARVGDLLLPYFSNAELYPRTENVSVQLKAQFRLNATRPEEGCILCFQSDCKNAGFCRAASDEYACTCQPGFEGDDCGTDIDECLDTECKNNGTCINLVAAFQCQCQPGFEGLHCEQNTDECADQPCHNGGNCTDLIAAYVCDCPEDYTGPQCEVLKQMTCENEPCRNGSTCENGFNASTGNNFTCTCVTGFEGPLCDIPFCERTPCDNGGLCLTTGPAPMCKCSLGYTGRLCEQDINECESNPCQNGGQCKDLVGKFECHCQGTGFEGVLCENDIDECSVENEYCGGLGRCFNKRGSFQCICQKPYCGAYCNFTDPCNATDKCANGGRCVEACGDKPDYYCECLEGFTGKNCTAPITAKEDGPSTTDIAIIVIPVVVVLLLIAGALLGTFLVMARNKRATRGTYSPSAQEYCNPRLEMDNVLKPPPEERLI
- the crb gene encoding protein crumbs isoform X2; translated protein: MKTVGQNEKCKTKTLSNTSCGYKSTIMTTSASPTQRQQQKQQQRKAATTRTTTRSRDRTKSAAQITTPTSHLLKRAISVFSSPQWIPLFILIYLATDVASVEVQTKEAYFNGSTYLRLTTPMPIWDHSAISFRSCRGGEILAQQYNKNSIVISVLNDFLQISLAGPAVHGPNNRLDVKLPYQLLDNRWHTLQFKYEYGNLYLHVDRAASIFANSTYNSQFLTNQDIGYKDAILILGNSFSGCLLDGPGLQFVNNSTVQNVVFGACPLTPGPCSDHDLFTRLPDNYCLNDPCMGHGTCSSSSEGYDCRCTARYSGKNCQKDHGSPCAKNPCLNGGSCLEDSRGDYQCFCDANHSGQHCETEVNIHPLCQTNPCLNNGACVVKGGSGAITCECPKGYTGARCEIDTDECASHPCQNNGSCIDRINGFSCDCTGTGYMGAFCQTNIDECDKNPCLNGGQCFDTYGSYTCQCLDGWGGEICDRPMTCQTQQCLNGGTCVDKPIGFQCICPPEYSGELCQLAPSCAQPCPIDSECVGGKCVCKPGSSGYNCQTSTGDGVAALALTPINCNATNGKCLNGGTCSMNGTHCYCAVGYSGDRCEKAENCSPLNCQEPMVCAQNQCLCPENKVCNQCATQPCQNGGECVDLPNGDYECKCTRGWTGRTCGNDVDECTLHPKICGNGICKNEKGSYKCYCTPGFTGIHCDSDVDECLSFPCLNGATCHNKINAYECVCQPGYQGENCEVDIDECISNPCSNGSTCIDMINNFTCNCIPGMTGRICDIDIDDCVGDPCLNGGHCIDQLGGFRCDCSDTGYNGENCELNIDECISNPCQNGAKCIDQVKDYFCECHVGYKGKNCDQDINECESNPCQYNSNCLERSNTTLYQLSHNTDLPKVFSQNFSYENASGYECVCVPGIIGKNCEININECESNPCSKHGTCNDGIGAYTCECEPGFEGTHCEINIDECDRYNPCQNGTCYDEINDYSCDCDANFGGKNCSVPLEGCTTNPCLNNGTCLPYLVNENVHKFNCTCENGFQGNTCERTTTLSMVASSLISVKTQREEGYDINLQFRTTLPNGVLAFGTSGEKNEPVSYILELINGRLNLHSSLLNKWEGVFIGSKLNDSNWHKVFVAINTSHLVLSANDEQAIYPVGSYETANNSQPSFPRTYLGGTIPNLKSYLRHLTHQPSAFVGCMQDIVVNGKWIFPDEQSANFTSDDIKLENVQSGCQRTEQCKPNPCHSNGECTDLWHTFACHCPRPFFGHTCQHNMTAATFGHENTTHSAVIVETTDVARRAIRSILDISMFIRTREPTGQVFYLGTDPRKAPTKNVGDSYVAAKLHGGELLVKMQFSGTPEAYTVGGQKLDNGYNHLIEVVRNQTLVQVKLNGTEYFRKTLSTTGLLDAQVLYLGGPAPTRESLLGATTEPGPGSGVAAPTEDTTVSKDADDSKDYFKGIIQDVKVSNGSLNLIVEMYPLNVTDDQANAKPLGAVTIDRASVLPGAVSDDLCRKNPCRHNAECRNTWNDYSCKCPNGYKGKDCQEIEFCQLVTCPGQSVCQNLDDGYECLTNTTFTGQERSPLAFFYFQEQPSEEIVGETAPKQTLKPVIDIAYRTRAGGTLLYIDNVDSFFEIGVNGGRVTITWKLSQLHFGESTRFEKENTDGEWSRIYLRAHNGKLEGGWKGWESMVDPAPAFSVDIDQAAIQYLIASSTQIYLGGMPESRQARGSTLSAQQGSQFKGCVGEARVGDLLLPYFSNAELYPRTENVSVQLKAQFRLNATRPEEGCILCFQSDCKNAGFCRAASDEYACTCQPGFEGDDCGTDIDECLDTECKNNGTCINLVAAFQCQCQPGFEGLHCEQNTDECADQPCHNGGNCTDLIAAYVCDCPEDYTGPQCEVLKQMTCENEPCRNGSTCENGFNASTGNNFTCTCVTGFEGPLCDIPFCERTPCDNGGLCLTTGPAPMCKCSLGYTGRLCEQDINECESNPCQNGGQCKDLVGKFECHCQGTGFEGVLCENDIDECSVENEYCGGLGRCFNKRGSFQCICQKPYCGAYCNFTDPCNATDKCANGGRCVEACGDKPDYYCECLEGFTGKNCTAPITAKEDGPSTTDIAIIVIPVVVVLLLIAGALLGTFLVMARNKRATRGTYSPSAQEYCNPRLEMDNVLKPPPEERLI
- the crb gene encoding protein crumbs isoform X3, with the translated sequence MNGTHCYCAVGYSGDRCEKAENCSPLNCQEPMVCAQNQCLCPENKVCNQCATQPCQNGGECVDLPNGDYECKCTRGWTGRTCGNDVDECTLHPKICGNGICKNEKGSYKCYCTPGFTGIHCDSDVDECLSFPCLNGATCHNKINAYECVCQPGYQGENCEVDIDECISNPCSNGSTCIDMINNFTCNCIPGMTGRICDIDIDDCVGDPCLNGGHCIDQLGGFRCDCSDTGYNGENCELNIDECISNPCQNGAKCIDQVKDYFCECHVGYKGKNCDQDINECESNPCQYNSNCLERSNTTLYQLSHNTDLPKVFSQNFSYENASGYECVCVPGIIGKNCEININECESNPCSKHGTCNDGIGAYTCECEPGFEGTHCEINIDECDRYNPCQNGTCYDEINDYSCDCDANFGGKNCSVPLEGCTTNPCLNNGTCLPYLVNENVHKFNCTCENGFQGNTCERTTTLSMVASSLISVKTQREEGYDINLQFRTTLPNGVLAFGTSGEKNEPVSYILELINGRLNLHSSLLNKWEGVFIGSKLNDSNWHKVFVAINTSHLVLSANDEQAIYPVGSYETANNSQPSFPRTYLGGTIPNLKSYLRHLTHQPSAFVGCMQDIVVNGKWIFPDEQSANFTSDDIKLENVQSGCQRTEQCKPNPCHSNGECTDLWHTFACHCPRPFFGHTCQHNMTAATFGHENTTHSAVIVETTDVARRAIRSILDISMFIRTREPTGQVFYLGTDPRKAPTKNVGDSYVAAKLHGGELLVKMQFSGTPEAYTVGGQKLDNGYNHLIEVVRNQTLVQVKLNGTEYFRKTLSTTGLLDAQVLYLGGPAPTRESLLGATTEPGPGSGVAAPTEDTTVSKDADDSKDYFKGIIQDVKVSNGSLNLIVEMYPLNVTDDQANAKPLGAVTIDRASVLPGAVSDDLCRKNPCRHNAECRNTWNDYSCKCPNGYKGKDCQEIEFCQLVTCPGQSVCQNLDDGYECLTNTTFTGQERSPLAFFYFQEQPSEEIVGETAPKQTLKPVIDIAYRTRAGGTLLYIDNVDSFFEIGVNGGRVTITWKLSQLHFGESTRFEKENTDGEWSRIYLRAHNGKLEGGWKGWESMVDPAPAFSVDIDQAAIQYLIASSTQIYLGGMPESRQARGSTLSAQQGSQFKGCVGEARVGDLLLPYFSNAELYPRTENVSVQLKAQFRLNATRPEEGCILCFQSDCKNAGFCRAASDEYACTCQPGFEGDDCGTDIDECLDTECKNNGTCINLVAAFQCQCQPGFEGLHCEQNTDECADQPCHNGGNCTDLIAAYVCDCPEDYTGPQCEVLKQMTCENEPCRNGSTCENGFNASTGNNFTCTCVTGFEGPLCDIPFCERTPCDNGGLCLTTGPAPMCKCSLGYTGRLCEQDINECESNPCQNGGQCKDLVGKFECHCQGTGFEGVLCENDIDECSVENEYCGGLGRCFNKRGSFQCICQKPYCGAYCNFTDPCNATDKCANGGRCVEACGDKPDYYCECLEGFTGKNCTAPITAKEDGPSTTDIAIIVIPVVVVLLLIAGALLGTFLVMARNKRATRGTYSPSAQEYCNPRLEMDNVLKPPPEERLI